The Colletotrichum destructivum chromosome 8, complete sequence genome includes the window TAGTGATGCATGAGAAAGCGTTCTTGTTCCGAGAGCAAAGACTTTGGCGTTTGCGAAAGCCCTGGAAGCCGTCTACGTCTGATGTAGTGTTCATCCGGCGGCGAAGTTGTTGCAACAACCAACAAATCCTCAGCCTCAGAACGATTTGGGTCTGCGAGGGTGAGATCGCTGCCACCTATCTCAACTCTCTTTGGTTCGTGGATAAATGGCCGTGATTTTTGATTTTCATGCAGATTGCACAACTCCCATGCTGCCGCTGTCTCGGATTGTGACGGCGATGGAATAATCACGGGTACTCTAGAGCTCTGAGACTCTGGTGAATCGAGGCATGTAAGTGATCGTGTCTCGGAGTCGAGGCACTCAGAACCCTCCTCTGGCAAAGGCGTTACCGTGAACGCATTATGCAACGGAGCTGTGCCGAAAACTCCGAAGGCATCGATGTTGATGGCGACGTCATCGCAACCAGAAGATGCAGATTCCCGCTTTAAAGAGTCGATCAGCCTGAGGATGCCGTCGACTTGCCCCCATGACAAAATCTTTTGGAAAGGGGCTAATTTGTTGTTAGCGATGATCTCACCATTCGATTGAAGGGTCCTGATACTTACGAAATGCGATCTGCCGTCTTGAAAACGAAGTGGTAGGCACCTCCCTGGCTAGTTCAGGGCTCGATAAGTTGGAATCAGGAGTGAATGCAGTTTCTGGTGGAAGCCATTGCAGACGGACACCATAACCTCCACATTCCAGCCCCCTCAGATTACACTGACGACATCCAGGCTTGTTCTCGTCGCATTTCACCTTTCTCGACCGGCATGTCCAACAACCAGTGAAAGTCTTGGTGCGTTTACGGCGTCGATTGATCGCATGCACCGGAGACGCCATTGAACAGTGTCGTTAAGTGTTGTGGGATCGAATAATTTGTTTGCCCTGTCCTCACATCGTGTAAATCAGGAAGCTGGGACCGAGGAGGCCTGATAGAACACTGTCTATGAGTTGGTCAAGCCGGTCCATTTCCAAACGACCCTGGTCTTGGAGATAAGTCCGTGGAGACTCCGACATGAGATGCGCCTATCGCGGCAAAGCCAGTTCAACCGAACAGGATCAAGGTGGGTCTCGATGATAACGTATCTATCGTAGATACCACGAAAGGAAGGCGACAGCGAAGCCAACCATTTAGCAGATGCAGATAGGATGCCGAGACTCCAGAACTGGCACCATGGTAGATCACCTACACCTAAGGTTTACCGGTCGTTGATCCAATATCTAGCCAAAATCCTCAGTAAGCCGAGGACAAGATGCCATCCAAAGTGCAAACATTTTCATGTATTTGGCTATTTGATCTGTCTTGTTCCGCCATATTTTTGTTGCCCGAGACAAGGCGTTACACAATTTAGTTACTCTACCGAAGCACAAACGCCTCGTCGATAAGGAGTCATATTTTCTCACAGCCATGTCAACTGCCACCATTACCCTGGCCCCGAGTGCGGCAGAGGCCTCTCTAGAGGTGAAACCTGACATGACAGAAAAGTCAGGGGTGACGGCACTTTCGACTGGGGGCTATGAGTTTCCCGGCATTCCCGATATACCTGATCTGTACAAGAAACGACAATGGCAGCTTGAGCACATGGCTGGTGCATTTCGAGTATTTGCTCGCAAAGGCTTCACCGAGGGTACCAGTGGACATATCAGCGTTCGCGACCCAGTAGACCCTAACACTTTTTGGATCAACCCGTGAGTCGTCGATACAACTAAACATTCATCTTCTAACCGCCAGACAGGCTTGGTAAGCATTTTGGTATGCTCAAGGCCAGCGACATGGTTCACATCGATGAAAACGGTCAAGTCATCGGTGGTAACAGGGCCGCCGTGAATGCAGCGGGCTTTATGATTCACAGTGCGATACATAAAGCGCGCCCCGACATTCACGCAGCTTGCCATACACATTCACCCGCTGGGAAAGCTTGGTCAACTTTTGGGAGACCGCTCGACATTATCAGTCAGGACACGTGCAACTTCTGGGGTATCCAAGCTGTCTACAAAACGtttggtggtgtggtgttGGAGGCGGACGAGAGCGAAAAGATTGCGGCAACCCTTGGCGAGAAGGGCCGCGTGATTGTGCTGCAAAATCATGGATTGTTGACAACTGGGGGTACAGTCGACGAAGCAGCGTATTTGTTCACGTTGATGGAGAAGTCGTGCGAGGTTCAGATCATGGTGGAAAGCACAGGGCTACCTAAGAACTTCATCGGAGACAATGAAGCTGAGTTTACTGCTAAGGTTAACGCTGATCCGGTATGTTTTGATAACCATGGCTGCTCAGCAGGCGCTGATCACTATCTTAGGAGACATTATACACAGAATTTCAACCCGACTTTGAGTATGAGATCTGGAAATCAAGAGGAGAGTTGCATAAGGGGGATTAGATGAGAAACCATTCCTACCTTGGAAGGATTTTCAATGAGAAAGGTACAGCTAGTAATACGGAATTAATAGTTCTGCTACACAAGTAAAACTTcacgctgctgctgctgctggcaaTATCCAGGATCGTAGCAAGTGAGGGAGAGCTGCTTAACACAAACTACGTTGACTACAACCAGGTTAAATTGGCGCTGGTGGCGGTTCCGCACGGCTTCAAGATACTCCTCTACCTGTCTTTACTAATTTATCTAAGCCTTTCTTAATCCTTCTGGGGAAATGCCGCAACTCTTGCATGCGCTCCTGAAAaacccgccccccttccatACATCAACAGGGTTGCCGTACGCCTGAACTCTTCCCCCATCCAACACAATAACCCGATCGAACGTCATCGCCACCTCCATTCTGTGTGTCACTGCTACTATCGTGCTTCCCCAGAGCGTCTTCCTCACCTTCTGCATTACTCGGACATCGGCACTGACGCCCAGGGTGCCCAAAGCCTCGTCCAGTACGCAGATCCGCGGCTTCTGCAGCAGCACACGCGCGAGCCCGAGCAACtgggccctcgccgtcccgGCGGAGATGCAGTTGGCAGCGGCGTCCAAGTCCAGAGGCGTTGCGCCACCGAGTCCTGCAAGGGCATCGAGGGCAGACATGACCCGATACACGTCGGCGTCGGAATGCCGCCGCTCCGGGTCGACGTTGTCGCGGATGGTGCTGCAAGGAATCGGCACAACATCGTGAGGGACAGCAGTGACGTGTGACCGCAGCCGTTGGAGCG containing:
- a CDS encoding Putative class II aldolase/adducin; amino-acid sequence: MSTATITLAPSAAEASLEVKPDMTEKSGVTALSTGGYEFPGIPDIPDLYKKRQWQLEHMAGAFRVFARKGFTEGTSGHISVRDPVDPNTFWINPLGKHFGMLKASDMVHIDENGQVIGGNRAAVNAAGFMIHSAIHKARPDIHAACHTHSPAGKAWSTFGRPLDIISQDTCNFWGIQAVYKTFGGVVLEADESEKIAATLGEKGRVIVLQNHGLLTTGGTVDEAAYLFTLMEKSCEVQIMVESTGLPKNFIGDNEAEFTAKVNADPETLYTEFQPDFEYEIWKSRGELHKGD